A window of the Synechococcus sp. M16.1 genome harbors these coding sequences:
- the trmFO gene encoding FADH(2)-oxidizing methylenetetrahydrofolate--tRNA-(uracil(54)-C(5))-methyltransferase TrmFO: MSQSPHVTVLGAGLAGTEAAWQIARAGVAVTLVEMRPIRRSPAHHSSDFAELVCSNSFGALSSDRAAGLLQEELRRLGSLVIGKADTHAVPAGGALAVDRGRYSAALTEALDQHPLVTIERREQQALPPEDAITVLATGPLTSELLAEDLRQFTGRADCHFFDAASPIVHGDSIDLSVAFRASRYDKGDADYINCPMDKEQYLAFRQALLEAEQAELKDFDKNDATFFEGCLPIEELARRGEDTMRYGPLKPIGLWDPRWGDVNDRDVRRAKRAYAVVQLRQEDKDGRLWNLVGFQTNLKWGEQKRVLQMIPGLGQAEFVRFGVMHRNTFLESPQLLQPTLQFRQRPNLLAAGQITGTEGYAAAVAGGWLAGTNAARLALGLEPIDLPATCMSGALTHFVSEAPTAKFQPMPPNFGLLPELSERIRDKRARYGAYRDRALQDLEPMRALQPQTVTA; encoded by the coding sequence TTGTCTCAATCTCCCCATGTCACCGTTCTTGGTGCCGGTCTGGCCGGCACTGAGGCGGCTTGGCAGATCGCCAGAGCAGGGGTTGCGGTCACCCTGGTGGAGATGCGTCCGATTCGACGCTCCCCTGCGCACCACAGCAGTGATTTCGCTGAATTGGTGTGCAGCAACAGCTTTGGCGCTCTGAGTAGCGACCGTGCCGCAGGTTTGCTGCAGGAGGAACTGCGTAGGCTTGGCTCTTTGGTGATCGGCAAGGCCGACACCCATGCCGTGCCGGCCGGCGGAGCTTTGGCCGTGGATCGCGGTCGCTACAGCGCTGCCCTCACGGAAGCTCTCGACCAGCATCCTCTGGTCACGATTGAACGGCGGGAGCAGCAGGCTCTACCGCCGGAGGATGCGATCACCGTTTTGGCGACGGGGCCGCTCACGAGTGAACTGTTGGCGGAGGATCTGCGCCAGTTCACCGGTCGTGCCGACTGCCACTTCTTTGATGCGGCCAGTCCGATCGTGCATGGGGACAGCATTGATCTGTCAGTGGCCTTCCGTGCCAGCCGCTACGACAAGGGGGATGCCGACTACATCAACTGTCCGATGGACAAGGAGCAGTACCTGGCGTTCCGCCAGGCCCTGCTGGAGGCGGAACAGGCGGAACTCAAAGACTTTGACAAGAACGACGCCACCTTCTTTGAAGGCTGCCTGCCGATTGAGGAGTTGGCGCGTCGTGGTGAAGACACCATGCGTTACGGCCCCCTGAAGCCGATCGGGCTCTGGGATCCCCGTTGGGGCGATGTGAACGATCGCGATGTGCGCCGGGCCAAGCGCGCCTATGCGGTGGTGCAGCTACGGCAGGAAGACAAGGACGGGCGCCTCTGGAATCTGGTGGGTTTCCAGACGAATCTCAAATGGGGTGAGCAGAAGCGAGTTCTGCAGATGATTCCCGGGCTGGGCCAGGCGGAATTCGTGCGCTTCGGGGTGATGCACCGCAACACCTTCCTGGAGTCGCCGCAGCTGCTGCAGCCCACCCTGCAGTTCCGCCAGCGCCCCAACCTCCTGGCGGCAGGCCAGATCACCGGCACCGAGGGTTATGCCGCCGCCGTGGCCGGTGGCTGGTTGGCCGGCACCAATGCGGCCCGGCTGGCCCTGGGCCTGGAGCCCATTGACCTGCCCGCCACCTGCATGAGTGGAGCCCTCACCCATTTTGTCAGCGAGGCACCAACGGCCAAGTTCCAGCCGATGCCCCCCAACTTCGGTTTGTTGCCGGAGCTGTCGGAACGCATTCGCGACAAGCGAGCGCGCTATGGCGCCTACCGCGATCGTGCTCTGCAGGACTTGGAGCCGATGCGGGCCCTCCAACCCCAGACCGTGACGGCATGA
- a CDS encoding photosystem II protein Y: protein MDARLFLVVAPILAAVSWAAFNIGRAAVGQLQLMLKRSRA, encoded by the coding sequence ATCGATGCCCGCCTGTTCCTGGTGGTTGCCCCGATCTTGGCCGCCGTCAGCTGGGCTGCTTTCAACATCGGCCGTGCGGCTGTGGGTCAGCTGCAGCTGATGCTCAAGCGCAGCCGCGCCTGA
- a CDS encoding gamma carbonic anhydrase family protein: MAMTGSTPWPDPQIDANAWVAESAVVIGNVQMAAGSSLWPTAVARGDLAQISIGAGSNVQDGAVLHGDPGQPVRLGADVTVGHRAVIHGATLEDGCLVGIGAIVLNGVTVGAGALVAAGSVVTRDVPSGTLVMGAPAAVKRELSPEAIDQQRCHARRYAQLAASHAQISP, translated from the coding sequence ATGGCCATGACTGGCTCCACGCCCTGGCCCGATCCCCAGATCGATGCCAACGCCTGGGTTGCTGAATCCGCCGTTGTGATTGGCAATGTGCAGATGGCAGCGGGCAGCAGCCTCTGGCCCACGGCCGTTGCGCGCGGAGATCTCGCGCAGATCAGCATCGGAGCGGGCAGCAATGTTCAAGACGGTGCCGTGCTCCATGGCGATCCGGGACAGCCGGTTCGCCTCGGTGCTGACGTCACCGTGGGGCACAGGGCCGTCATCCACGGCGCCACGCTCGAGGATGGATGCCTGGTGGGCATTGGGGCCATCGTTCTCAATGGCGTCACCGTCGGTGCAGGCGCCCTGGTGGCTGCTGGTTCTGTTGTCACCAGGGATGTGCCTTCCGGAACGCTGGTAATGGGCGCGCCAGCGGCGGTGAAGCGGGAGTTATCGCCTGAGGCGATTGATCAACAGCGCTGCCATGCCCGGCGCTACGCGCAATTGGCGGCCTCCCACGCCCAGATCAGTCCTTGA
- a CDS encoding NAD(P)-binding protein has translation MAEVDLAVIGAGLAGCSLIGRLNQLGSDLNIALIEAGRGPGGRTATRRRRDQSGWLLNHGAPGFNLSESMPEGMDSLLKPLRAAGVLQRDERAVLSLNVEAGLSPATSPDAWPNGGWWQGVPSMASICEALLDTAGTAQLSRQFETRVRWLEHRRDHWLLENEDRTWSLRAKRLVLSGTLLAHPRSLKMLAWDDVPLRTAVAEGVDDDLDKALSLLQHSQAEVRWNLMVDLGVLALNAEELPAQIWLDDAAKAHWEVERLVLQPQSDGRWGLVVHGLDSGEAITPESQGHLLAQEQQRLVELLPELLQALPVVSAALNQATPLGVMRWGASRPLNNPLPQELQWCPTSAVGFCGDWIAGPGFGRAEGAISSGVNLAEQLHADR, from the coding sequence GTGGCTGAGGTTGATCTCGCCGTTATCGGTGCAGGACTGGCTGGCTGCAGCCTGATTGGCCGGCTCAATCAGCTGGGATCTGACCTCAACATCGCTTTGATCGAGGCCGGCCGGGGGCCAGGTGGACGCACGGCCACCCGCAGGAGACGCGACCAAAGTGGCTGGCTGCTCAACCATGGAGCACCGGGATTCAACCTCAGTGAATCCATGCCGGAGGGCATGGATTCACTGCTGAAGCCATTGCGGGCAGCAGGTGTGCTCCAGCGGGACGAGCGAGCTGTGCTTTCGCTCAATGTCGAAGCCGGTTTGTCGCCTGCCACCAGCCCAGACGCCTGGCCAAATGGTGGCTGGTGGCAGGGTGTTCCCAGCATGGCCAGCATCTGCGAGGCGCTTCTCGATACTGCTGGCACAGCGCAACTGAGCCGTCAGTTCGAAACCCGAGTGCGCTGGTTGGAGCACCGCCGGGACCATTGGCTGCTGGAGAACGAGGATCGAACCTGGAGCCTCAGGGCCAAGCGCCTTGTGCTCAGTGGAACCCTGCTGGCCCATCCCCGCTCACTGAAGATGCTGGCTTGGGATGACGTCCCCCTGCGCACAGCCGTTGCGGAAGGCGTGGATGACGACCTCGACAAGGCATTGAGCCTGCTGCAACACAGCCAAGCCGAAGTGCGCTGGAACCTGATGGTGGATCTGGGCGTGCTCGCGCTCAACGCTGAGGAGCTGCCCGCTCAGATCTGGTTGGACGACGCCGCCAAGGCGCACTGGGAGGTGGAACGCCTCGTGCTGCAGCCGCAAAGCGATGGACGCTGGGGGCTTGTGGTGCATGGATTGGATTCCGGGGAAGCAATCACGCCCGAAAGCCAGGGGCACCTGCTGGCTCAGGAGCAACAGCGCCTGGTGGAGCTGTTGCCCGAACTGCTGCAAGCCCTGCCGGTTGTTTCAGCTGCGTTGAACCAGGCGACGCCGTTGGGTGTGATGCGCTGGGGCGCCTCACGGCCCCTCAACAACCCCTTGCCACAAGAACTGCAGTGGTGCCCCACCAGCGCCGTTGGGTTCTGTGGCGACTGGATCGCAGGGCCTGGCTTCGGCAGAGCGGAAGGAGCGATCAGCAGCGGCGTCAACCTGGCTGAACAGCTGCACGCTGACCGCTAA
- a CDS encoding chlorophyll a/b-binding protein translates to MASSTPNDDWFQSAAAAQIRSERFERAELLNGRAAMIGFVVGVLTEALTGHGIVSQITFGVFGCN, encoded by the coding sequence ATGGCTTCTTCGACTCCCAACGACGACTGGTTCCAAAGCGCCGCAGCAGCTCAAATCCGCAGCGAGCGTTTCGAACGGGCAGAGCTCCTCAATGGCCGCGCCGCCATGATCGGCTTCGTGGTGGGCGTGCTGACGGAAGCTCTGACGGGGCACGGGATCGTGAGCCAGATCACCTTTGGCGTGTTCGGCTGCAACTGA
- a CDS encoding histone deacetylase encodes MPLPVVYHPHYSAPLPSTHRFPMAKFRLLYQLLLEQGVVQADEVHRPLSIARRDLESVHPRKYHEAFSRDHLTRPEQRRIGLPATRPLVQRTWLAVGGTLLTARLALQRGLASHLAGGTHHAHPGFGSGFCIFNDCAVAARVLLGTGEVRRILIVDLDVHQGDGSAACFQNDPRVTTLSVHAASNFPLRKVEGDIDIPLADGTNDDDYLAAIADRLPDALDSIAPDLVLYNAGVDPHRDDRLGRLALSDAGLNMRDRLVLDACLRRRIPTATVIGGGYDALAPLVQRHAIVVRAAAEQARLFNLP; translated from the coding sequence TTGCCACTTCCGGTCGTTTACCACCCGCACTACTCCGCGCCGCTGCCGAGCACCCATCGCTTTCCGATGGCGAAATTCCGGCTGCTGTATCAACTCCTGCTGGAGCAGGGAGTCGTTCAAGCCGACGAGGTGCATCGGCCCTTGAGCATCGCCCGCAGAGATCTGGAGAGCGTCCATCCCCGCAAATATCACGAAGCCTTCAGCCGTGATCACCTGACCCGACCGGAGCAACGTCGCATCGGGCTTCCGGCCACGCGGCCTTTGGTGCAGCGCACCTGGCTTGCCGTGGGCGGCACCCTGTTAACGGCACGACTGGCTCTCCAGCGGGGCTTGGCCTCTCATCTGGCGGGCGGCACCCACCACGCCCACCCCGGCTTCGGGAGTGGCTTCTGCATCTTCAACGACTGTGCTGTCGCCGCTCGGGTGTTGCTGGGAACAGGGGAGGTGCGGCGAATTCTGATCGTGGATCTCGATGTGCACCAAGGGGATGGTTCAGCGGCCTGCTTTCAAAACGACCCCAGGGTGACCACCCTTTCGGTGCACGCCGCCAGCAATTTCCCCTTGCGCAAAGTGGAGGGGGATATCGACATCCCCCTCGCCGACGGCACCAACGACGACGACTATCTCGCTGCCATTGCTGACCGGTTGCCCGATGCCTTGGACAGCATCGCCCCGGACTTGGTGCTCTACAACGCGGGCGTCGACCCCCATCGCGATGATCGGCTCGGCCGCCTCGCCCTCAGCGATGCGGGATTAAACATGCGCGATCGCCTCGTGCTCGATGCCTGTCTGCGCCGCAGGATTCCTACCGCAACAGTGATCGGCGGCGGCTACGACGCCCTCGCTCCCCTGGTGCAGCGCCACGCCATCGTGGTGCGTGCTGCTGCCGAGCAGGCTCGCTTGTTCAACCTTCCATGA
- a CDS encoding pyridoxamine 5'-phosphate oxidase family protein — MTEGISGAITEPITGAIPPWRPLLRAAMQREGRSVAARWVQLATTGRDGAPRVRTLVFRGWAGADQLELFSDQRSEKVTELANDGAAELCWLFPKARQQYRLRGKVTLITATEQPELCQQRWQNLSDTGRAVWGWPTPADPLDSTAAFPDQLAETAPLPEHFVVLRLQVISVERLNLGPHPHQRTRWNADTLWQEQPLNP, encoded by the coding sequence ATGACTGAGGGAATCTCTGGGGCCATCACTGAGCCCATCACTGGGGCCATCCCCCCTTGGAGACCTCTGCTGCGCGCGGCCATGCAGCGGGAGGGACGCTCCGTTGCCGCCCGCTGGGTGCAACTGGCCACAACAGGACGCGATGGCGCACCCCGGGTGCGAACCCTCGTGTTCCGCGGCTGGGCCGGTGCAGACCAGCTCGAACTGTTCAGCGATCAGCGCAGCGAGAAGGTGACGGAACTCGCCAACGATGGAGCCGCTGAACTGTGCTGGTTGTTCCCCAAAGCTCGCCAGCAGTACCGCCTGCGGGGAAAGGTGACGTTGATCACAGCCACCGAACAACCTGAGCTCTGCCAGCAGCGCTGGCAAAATCTCTCCGACACAGGACGAGCCGTCTGGGGCTGGCCCACCCCGGCGGATCCGCTGGACTCCACCGCGGCCTTCCCCGATCAACTGGCTGAAACTGCACCGCTGCCAGAGCATTTTGTGGTGCTGAGGCTGCAGGTGATCAGCGTTGAGCGGCTCAACCTCGGCCCCCATCCCCATCAACGCACGCGTTGGAACGCGGACACGCTCTGGCAAGAGCAACCGCTGAACCCCTGA
- a CDS encoding putative 2OG-Fe(II) oxygenase produces the protein MDVLDLFPRSILRGTLPDPLLQQLTALSESVLAHPESSPDASAKLAGQLRQQRELRPDQPSVQELSNNHLLPACDRWIRHVMDRQPPQGRGPWVPGRYRLQMINLWLNCQTAGDYNPTHTHGGSFSGVIFLKVPPQINSNSFDGQLCFHGPEDWHIQSFRTGMAHYVLPVPGEFYVFPAWQPHSVMPFRGDGERWSLAFNVVAAPGVPPTAMQQPAAQQQPLGNVSLSSQRPTAKGF, from the coding sequence GTGGACGTTCTCGATCTGTTTCCCCGCTCCATCCTTCGGGGCACCCTTCCGGATCCTCTGCTCCAACAGCTGACTGCGCTGAGCGAAAGCGTGCTCGCCCATCCCGAGTCCAGCCCCGATGCATCAGCGAAGCTGGCGGGTCAACTGCGTCAGCAGCGCGAACTGAGACCTGATCAACCCAGCGTGCAGGAGCTCAGCAACAACCACCTGCTGCCGGCATGTGATCGCTGGATCCGCCATGTGATGGACCGTCAGCCTCCCCAGGGTCGCGGCCCCTGGGTTCCCGGTCGTTACCGCCTGCAGATGATTAATCTCTGGCTCAATTGCCAGACCGCCGGTGATTACAACCCCACCCACACCCATGGCGGCAGCTTCTCCGGAGTGATCTTTCTGAAGGTCCCACCGCAGATCAACTCCAACAGTTTTGATGGCCAACTCTGCTTCCACGGCCCGGAAGACTGGCACATTCAATCGTTCCGCACCGGCATGGCGCACTATGTGCTGCCTGTGCCCGGTGAGTTCTATGTGTTTCCGGCCTGGCAACCCCATTCGGTGATGCCCTTCCGCGGGGACGGGGAACGCTGGTCGCTGGCATTCAATGTGGTGGCGGCCCCCGGTGTTCCACCCACAGCGATGCAGCAGCCCGCCGCCCAGCAACAACCCCTGGGCAACGTTTCGCTCTCGAGTCAGCGACCCACGGCCAAAGGATTCTGA
- a CDS encoding TIGR02450 family Trp-rich protein, with protein MAWRPARAWTSQRPVAGYRHFELITQGGRGPLRWVELAAVLAPSHRERVLWSELKDPTRWSSGWQSIPESDEDSSTQ; from the coding sequence ATGGCCTGGCGTCCTGCCCGGGCCTGGACCAGCCAACGCCCGGTGGCCGGTTACCGCCATTTCGAGCTGATCACGCAAGGCGGGCGTGGCCCTCTGCGATGGGTTGAGTTGGCGGCTGTGCTGGCTCCGTCTCATCGCGAGCGGGTGCTCTGGAGTGAGCTCAAGGATCCAACCCGCTGGAGCAGCGGCTGGCAGTCCATTCCGGAGAGCGATGAGGATTCTTCAACGCAGTGA
- a CDS encoding DUF3764 family protein translates to METHVLTFTITKSFAEWVATYDASLPLQKIAGITSLYRGVSKDDPSKVCAVMQAAPGVMEQFIADNTDMIAASGHVIESTVSQVFVAS, encoded by the coding sequence ATGGAAACCCACGTCCTCACCTTCACCATCACCAAGTCATTTGCCGAATGGGTCGCCACCTATGACGCATCCCTGCCGCTTCAGAAAATCGCTGGCATCACCTCGCTCTACCGGGGTGTCAGCAAGGACGACCCCAGCAAGGTCTGCGCGGTGATGCAAGCCGCTCCCGGGGTGATGGAGCAATTCATCGCTGACAACACCGACATGATCGCGGCTTCGGGGCACGTGATTGAGAGCACCGTGAGTCAGGTGTTCGTCGCCAGCTGA
- a CDS encoding Fur family transcriptional regulator produces the protein MTSSSAPAATDITLQQGLHQDGRRLTPQRKRVLELFERCGSGCHLSAEEVHQQLAALEMKVSLATVYRTLRLLADMGLLQELELSEGGRRFELAVDDHRQHHHVVCIRCGRTEEFESEPVLAAGAAAAAHVGFQLIESSLNVRAICPKCQG, from the coding sequence ATGACATCGTCCTCCGCGCCTGCCGCAACGGACATCACCCTGCAGCAGGGGCTGCATCAGGACGGTCGCCGTCTGACCCCGCAGCGCAAACGGGTTCTTGAGCTGTTCGAGCGCTGTGGGTCCGGCTGCCACCTCAGTGCCGAAGAGGTGCACCAGCAGCTGGCGGCCCTTGAGATGAAGGTGTCTCTGGCAACGGTGTATCGCACCCTGCGCCTGCTGGCCGATATGGGTCTGCTCCAGGAACTGGAGCTCAGCGAAGGGGGTCGACGCTTCGAGCTTGCCGTTGACGATCACCGCCAACATCACCATGTGGTGTGCATCCGCTGCGGCCGCACCGAGGAATTCGAAAGTGAACCCGTGCTGGCAGCAGGAGCTGCCGCCGCTGCCCATGTTGGTTTTCAGTTGATTGAGTCGAGCCTGAACGTGCGTGCGATTTGCCCCAAATGTCAGGGATAG
- a CDS encoding DUF3721 domain-containing protein: protein MQRICFAVAALMLTATTAMAGSHGKPKQAMFKTQAEAEAAAPGFGCAGAHQMGEMWMVCDKHGDADHQGAH from the coding sequence TTGCAACGCATCTGTTTTGCTGTCGCCGCGTTGATGCTCACGGCAACAACGGCCATGGCCGGATCCCACGGCAAGCCCAAGCAGGCGATGTTCAAAACGCAGGCTGAAGCTGAGGCGGCGGCCCCAGGTTTTGGCTGCGCCGGGGCTCACCAGATGGGCGAGATGTGGATGGTCTGTGACAAGCACGGTGATGCGGATCACCAGGGAGCCCACTGA
- the arsS gene encoding arsenosugar biosynthesis radical SAM (seleno)protein ArsS (Some members of this family are selenoproteins.), which yields MEPVAVVETVFPPLKRGQLTTLQVNLGYRCNQSCAHCHVNAGPTRTEMMSADLLALIPQILERHSISCLDLTGGAPELHPGFRALVRQARSRGTTVIDRCNLTILSEPGQDDLAEFLAEQGVCITASLPCYSAENVDQQRGDGVFERSISGLRQLNALGYGTGDPNRQLDLVYNPLGPVLPPPQQALEADYKEVLGGLGIRFDRLLTLANMPIQRFAKQLERSGDLQRYQTLLEDAHNPDNLGAVMCRQLISVDWQGHLYDCDFNQQLGLPCPGEVRHLRDLIQLEAVPLDQPIHTAPHCFGCTAGAGSSCGGALQG from the coding sequence GTGGAGCCGGTGGCTGTTGTTGAGACCGTTTTCCCGCCCCTGAAGCGCGGACAGCTCACAACGTTGCAGGTCAATCTTGGCTACCGCTGCAACCAGAGTTGTGCCCACTGCCATGTCAATGCAGGGCCCACCCGCACCGAAATGATGAGTGCGGATCTGCTGGCGTTGATTCCGCAGATCCTTGAACGGCATTCCATTTCCTGCCTCGATCTCACGGGGGGAGCTCCGGAGTTGCACCCGGGTTTTCGCGCGTTGGTGCGCCAGGCACGTTCACGCGGCACCACCGTGATTGACCGCTGCAATCTCACGATCCTCAGCGAACCCGGCCAGGACGATCTGGCTGAATTCCTGGCGGAGCAGGGCGTTTGCATCACTGCCTCCCTGCCCTGTTACAGCGCCGAGAATGTTGACCAACAGAGGGGCGATGGCGTGTTTGAGCGCAGCATCAGCGGACTGCGCCAGCTCAATGCCCTGGGCTATGGAACGGGTGATCCAAACCGGCAGTTGGATCTCGTCTACAACCCGCTGGGTCCGGTGCTGCCTCCTCCCCAGCAAGCCTTGGAGGCGGATTACAAGGAGGTGTTGGGCGGGTTGGGAATCCGTTTCGATCGTCTGCTCACGTTGGCGAACATGCCCATCCAACGTTTCGCCAAGCAACTGGAACGCAGTGGCGATTTGCAGCGTTATCAGACCCTTCTTGAGGATGCGCACAACCCTGACAATCTGGGGGCTGTGATGTGCCGTCAGCTGATCAGTGTGGATTGGCAGGGCCATCTCTACGACTGTGATTTCAACCAGCAGCTCGGCCTGCCCTGCCCCGGTGAGGTGCGTCACCTTCGTGATCTGATCCAGCTTGAGGCCGTTCCGCTGGATCAGCCCATCCATACGGCCCCGCATTGTTTCGGCTGCACCGCTGGCGCCGGCTCAAGTTGTGGCGGGGCGCTTCAGGGCTGA
- the stpA gene encoding glucosylglycerol 3-phosphatase produces MPRLTPDQLLQELTGAEDLLIVQDLDGVCMQLVKDPLTRRMDPSYVDAVAALDGQFAVLTNGEHEGRRGVNRLVEQALGNSDLPRHEGRYLPGLAAGGVQLQDRFGDLSHPGVSPAEMAFLAAAPTRMEALLMERLPGLLPQLGVDDLAEVAKAAVLDTQVSPTINLNGIFEFVPADVSTQQALQTMLSELMHQLLAEAAGQGLEESFFLHVAPNLGRDAQGQERIKPAAAGDVGTTDIQFMLTGSIKEAGLLVLLNQHIQCRWGESPLGETFNVRTAPHDPEALLALVQQRIPAERMPLLVGVGDTVTSTASGDGTGWLRGGSDRGFLNLLQDLGAWCGRSNRVVLVDSSHGEVDRPSHADGTLRGITDPEDPLRIDTLMPDGPEQYIAWFRQLSERRRVG; encoded by the coding sequence ATGCCCCGTTTGACGCCCGACCAGTTGCTGCAGGAACTCACCGGTGCTGAGGATCTGCTGATCGTGCAGGACCTGGACGGCGTCTGCATGCAACTGGTGAAGGATCCACTGACGCGGCGCATGGACCCGTCCTATGTGGATGCGGTCGCCGCTCTGGATGGTCAATTCGCTGTGTTGACCAACGGTGAGCATGAAGGGCGGCGCGGGGTGAACCGCCTCGTGGAGCAGGCCCTGGGAAATTCCGATCTCCCTAGACATGAGGGCCGTTATTTGCCAGGCCTGGCGGCTGGAGGGGTGCAGCTGCAGGATCGCTTTGGCGACTTGAGCCACCCCGGGGTCTCGCCGGCGGAAATGGCGTTCCTCGCTGCAGCCCCCACCCGAATGGAAGCTCTATTGATGGAGCGATTGCCCGGCCTGCTGCCGCAGCTGGGTGTGGATGATCTGGCCGAGGTGGCCAAAGCCGCGGTGTTGGACACCCAGGTGTCACCCACCATCAATCTCAACGGGATTTTTGAATTTGTCCCCGCTGATGTCAGCACTCAGCAGGCCCTGCAGACGATGCTCTCGGAGCTGATGCATCAGTTGCTTGCTGAGGCTGCAGGCCAGGGCCTGGAGGAATCGTTTTTCCTGCATGTGGCTCCCAACCTGGGTCGTGATGCGCAAGGTCAGGAACGGATCAAGCCCGCTGCGGCAGGTGATGTGGGAACCACCGACATTCAATTCATGCTCACCGGCTCCATCAAGGAGGCCGGCCTTCTGGTGCTGCTCAATCAGCACATCCAGTGCCGTTGGGGTGAATCTCCCTTGGGTGAGACGTTCAATGTGCGAACGGCTCCCCACGATCCCGAAGCGCTGTTGGCGTTGGTGCAGCAGCGCATCCCCGCGGAACGGATGCCGTTGCTGGTGGGTGTGGGAGACACGGTCACATCCACGGCATCGGGTGATGGCACGGGCTGGTTACGGGGTGGGAGTGATCGCGGTTTCCTCAACCTGCTGCAGGACCTCGGTGCCTGGTGCGGTCGATCCAATCGCGTTGTCCTTGTTGACAGCAGCCATGGAGAGGTGGATCGCCCCAGCCATGCCGATGGGACTTTGCGAGGCATCACTGATCCGGAGGATCCCCTGCGGATTGACACGCTCATGCCCGATGGCCCGGAGCAGTACATCGCCTGGTTCCGTCAGCTTTCTGAGCGTCGCCGGGTGGGTTGA
- a CDS encoding Rieske 2Fe-2S domain-containing protein, whose amino-acid sequence MHPTWTEQWWPISYVQDLDPNQPSRFTLLERDLVIWWDRAASSWRVFPDVCPHRLVPLSEGRINEEGLLECPYHGWSFDGGGQCQRVPQALENTQPNNRRSRCASLPTATGQGLLFVWMGAPDAADPSQLPLVPALGENPDSWTVQDTFRDLPMDAVTLLENVLDVSHVPFTHHKTVGKRENAAPVEASITGEDAGGFTAHWEEGPRRGKLGAQSTTFHAPQLMWHDLTAKGFGRILTVVYAVPIRRGECRLFARFPFQFQSAVPRLLIGLRPRWLQHIGNHKVLEDDQVFLHWQERVLERAGGSPAVERSFFMPTTADVYVAALHRWLNANGGEPFAGQPLPPRQSTTALMDRYNSHTIHCRSCSSALKRIRAARPWAWALLWGSAVLVGIQQGSGWSSTGLVTAALSALALRQLHRWEQGLTIGSGAAPRNR is encoded by the coding sequence ATGCACCCCACCTGGACCGAACAGTGGTGGCCGATCAGTTATGTGCAGGACCTCGACCCCAATCAGCCGAGCCGGTTCACACTGCTGGAACGGGATCTGGTGATCTGGTGGGATCGCGCCGCATCGAGCTGGCGGGTCTTCCCGGATGTCTGCCCCCATCGTTTGGTGCCCCTCAGCGAAGGGCGGATCAACGAGGAAGGGCTACTGGAATGCCCCTATCACGGCTGGAGTTTCGACGGCGGCGGCCAGTGCCAGCGCGTGCCGCAGGCTCTTGAGAACACCCAGCCCAACAACCGTCGATCCCGCTGCGCCAGCCTTCCCACAGCCACGGGGCAGGGGCTGCTGTTCGTGTGGATGGGGGCCCCCGACGCCGCGGACCCCAGTCAGCTCCCCCTGGTGCCAGCCCTGGGGGAGAACCCCGACAGCTGGACGGTGCAGGACACCTTCCGGGATCTGCCGATGGATGCCGTGACCCTGCTGGAGAACGTGCTGGATGTGAGCCACGTTCCCTTCACCCACCACAAGACCGTCGGCAAACGGGAGAACGCCGCGCCGGTGGAAGCTTCCATCACGGGGGAAGACGCCGGCGGCTTCACGGCCCACTGGGAGGAGGGGCCGCGTCGGGGCAAACTCGGCGCCCAATCCACCACCTTTCATGCCCCGCAGCTGATGTGGCATGACCTCACCGCCAAGGGCTTCGGGCGAATTCTCACGGTGGTCTACGCCGTTCCGATTCGCCGCGGCGAGTGCCGCCTCTTCGCCCGCTTCCCCTTCCAGTTCCAATCCGCCGTCCCCCGGCTGTTGATCGGATTAAGACCCCGCTGGTTGCAACACATCGGCAATCACAAGGTGCTGGAAGACGATCAGGTGTTCCTGCACTGGCAGGAGCGGGTGCTGGAGCGAGCCGGCGGCAGCCCCGCCGTGGAACGCAGTTTTTTCATGCCCACAACGGCAGACGTCTACGTGGCGGCGCTGCATCGCTGGTTGAACGCCAACGGCGGCGAGCCCTTTGCAGGACAACCCCTACCTCCACGGCAAAGCACCACGGCGCTGATGGATCGATACAACAGCCACACCATCCATTGCCGCAGCTGCTCGTCGGCGCTGAAGCGGATTCGTGCGGCACGCCCCTGGGCCTGGGCCCTGCTCTGGGGATCCGCCGTGCTTGTGGGCATCCAGCAGGGCAGCGGCTGGAGCAGCACCGGCTTGGTCACTGCCGCACTGTCGGCCCTGGCACTGCGGCAACTCCACCGCTGGGAGCAGGGGCTGACCATTGGCAGCGGCGCGGCCCCCCGCAACCGCTGA